Proteins from one Fragaria vesca subsp. vesca linkage group LG6, FraVesHawaii_1.0, whole genome shotgun sequence genomic window:
- the LOC101294772 gene encoding uncharacterized protein LOC101294772 isoform 1, translating into MEFHEDRYMQAQRPKYDCLLFDLDDTLYPLSTGVATACRINIEDYMVEKLGIERSIIPELGNLLYKNYGTTMAGLRAIGYDFDYDEYHSFVHGRLPYENIKPDPVLRSLLLNLPYRKIIFTNADKVHAAKALSRLGLEDCFEGILCFETLNPIHKSTVSDDEDDIEFVGLSTAQVPPTTTTSSSEIFDIIAHFAQANPSSKLPKTPIVCKPSEAAIEKALKIANINPQRTLFFEDSVRNIQAGKRVGLHTVLVGTSQRVKGADFALESIHNLREALPELWQADRKSEVGYPGKVAVETSVTA; encoded by the exons ATGGAGTTCCATGAAGACCGTTATATGCAGGCTCAGAGGCCAAAATATGATTGCCTTCTATTTG ATCTAGATGATACCCTTTATCCCCTAAGTACTGGTGTTGCTACTGCTTGCCGCATCAACATAGAAG ATTATATGGTTGAAAAGCTTGGCATTGAGAGGAGCATCATCCCTGAATTGGGTAACCTGCTGTACAAGAATTATGGAACTACAATGGCTGGACTTAGG GCAATTGGCTATGACTTTGACTATGATGAATACCACAG TTTTGTCCATGGGAGATTACCTTATGAGAACATAAAACCAGACCCTGTTTTGAGGAGTCTCTTGCTCAACCTGCCTTACAGGAAAATT ATATTCACAAATGCAGACAAGGTCCATGCTGCTAAAGCATTAAGCAGGCTTGGATTAGAAGACTGTTTTGAGGGAATTCTCTGCTTTGAGACTCTCAACCCTATTCACAAAAGCACTGTTTCTGATGATGAAGATGACATTGAGTTTGTGGGATTAAGCACTGCTCAAGTCCCTCCCACAACAACTACTAGTAGCTCTGAGATTTTTGACATCATTGCCCATTTTGCTCAAGCAAACCCCTCTTCAAAATTACCCAAAACCCCAATTGTGTGCAAGCCATCAGAAGCTGCCATAGAAAAAGCCCTCAAGATAGCCAACATTAACCCTCAGAGAACA CTGTTCTTTGAAGATAGTGTCAGGAACATACAAGCTGGCAAAAGAGTGGGTCTTCACACTGTGCTG GTTGGCACATCCCAGAGAGTTAAAGGTGCTGACTTTGCATTAGAAAGCATCCATAATCTGAGGGAGGCACTACCAGAGCTCTGGCAAGCTGATAGGAAATCTGAAGTTGGTTACCCTGGAAAAGTTGCAGTGGAAACTTCAGTCACAGCTTAG
- the LOC101301793 gene encoding probable WRKY transcription factor 49-like, with translation MEEAMSTNWTVGFEEELVRELLDNESPFFVLPEEAIEYPQMSVSSKEGLNRFVQNVYSGPTIHDIETALSVTTGITVQPQELSQARLSILERGLSKVEHKYTLKIKSCDTGMADDGYKWRKYGQKSIKNSPNPRSYYRCTNPRCSAKKQVERSSEDPDTLIITYEGLHLHFAYPFFHLTQAQNPNPPTKKPKKKTSPAQPEDHHEQVAQESSRSVTPDPEPDLHPGGTYADQPPQEFVEEERGSQGLLEDVVPFMIRKPSSASSNSSCCSYRSPPTSPSSYSWPSYFDVGINHSIG, from the exons ATGGAGGAAGCAATGAGTACTAATTGGACGGTTGGTTTCGAAGAGGAGCTTGTGAGGGAGCTTCTGGACAACGAGTCTCCTTTCTTTGTGTTACCAGAGGAGGCTATAGAGTATCCGCAAATGAGTGTTTCAAGCAAAGAGGGACTAAACCGGTTTGTGCAGAACGTCTATTCTGGACCAACAATCCATGATATCGAGACCGCTTTGTCTGTCACAACTGGGATAACAGTCCAACCCCAAGAACTATCACAAGCCAG GCTTTCAATATTGGAGAGGGGCTTGAGTAAGGTTGAGCACAAGTATACTCTGAAGATCAAAAGTTGTGACACTGGAATGGCTGATGATGGATATAAATGGAGAAAGTATGGACAGAAATCCATCAAGAATAGCCCAAATCCTAG GAGCTACTACAGGTGCACAAACCCAAGATGCAGTGCAAAGAAGCAAGTGGAGAGGTCAAGTGAAGATCCAGACACACTCATCATCACCTATGAAGGCCTCCACCTACACTTTGCATATCCATTTTTCCACCTAACCCAGGCCCAGAACCCGAATCCACCGACCAAAAAACCCAAGAAGAAAACCTCACCAGCCCAACCCGAGGACCACCACGAGCAAGTAGCTCAAGAAAGCTCGCGTAGCGTTACTCCAGACCCGGAACCTGATCTGCATCCCGGCGGCACGTATGCGGACCAACCACCTCAAGAGTTCGTAGAAGAAGAGAGGGGGTCACAAGGTCTGCTTGAAGATGTGGTGCCATTTATGATTAGGAAACCTTCAAGTGCTTCTTCAAATTCTTCTTGTTGCTCTTACCGTTCACCTCCAACCTCCCCTTCATCTTATTCATGGCCTAGTTATTTTGATGTTGGGATCAATCATAGCATTGGCTGA
- the LOC101312362 gene encoding ATP-dependent zinc metalloprotease FTSH 10, mitochondrial-like, with protein sequence MRRLFSSERPGKKNYENYYPKDKKGIPKGGQKSGSKDGAGDQGSKQDHFLKQIQIQDLIAPLLFVGFVLISLLPQQQKQISFQEFKNTLLEPGLVDHIEVANKSVAKVYVRSSPRTKDETSEDSVKGPDDSSSGGVSSKYKYYFNIGSVDSFEEKLEEAQEALGVDSHDFVPVIYVAQVNWFGELMKYAPTILLLGVFWFMGRKMPGIGGPGGSGGKGLFNIGKAQITKLDKNAKNKVFFKDVAGCDEAKQEIMEFVHFLKNPKKYEELGAKIPKGALLVGPPGTGKTLIAKATASESGVPFLSMAGSDFMEMFVGVGPSRVRSLFQEARQCAPSIIFIDEIDAIGRARGRGGFSGGNDERESTLNQLLVEMDGFGTTSGVVVLAGTNRPDILDKALLRPGRFDRQITIDKPDIKGRNQIFQIYLKKLKLDHEPSHYSERLAALTPGFAGADIANVCNEAALIAARNESAKITLKHFEAAIDRVIGGLEKKNKVISKLERRTVAYHEAGHAVAGWFLEHAEPLLKVTIVPRGTAALGFAQYVPNENLLMTKEQLFDMTCMTLGGRASEQVLLGKISTGAQNDLEKVTKMTYAQVAIYGFSDKVGLLSFPQNNEFEMMKPYSSKTGAIIDSEVREWVAKAYTRTIELIEEHKEHVGQIAELLLEKEVLHQEDLVRVLGERPWKSEEPTNYDKFKQGFQEEDKEAKQTTTEGKNVNDGQSPPPQPDPAPA encoded by the exons ATGCGTCGCCTCTTCTCCAGCGAAAGGCCTGGCAAGAAAA ATTACGAAAATTACTATCCGAAAGATAAGAAGGGAATTCCGAAAGGCGGTCAGAAATCCGGGTCGAAAG ATGGCGCTGGTGATCAGGGGAGTAAGCAGGACCATTTTTTGAAGCAGATTCAGATTCAGGATTTGATCGCTCCTTTATTGTTCGTGGGATTTGTTTTGATATCGTTACTGCCACAACAACAAAAGCAG ATAAGTTTCCAAGAATTTAAAAACACGCTACTTGAACCTGGGTTGGTGGATCACATTGAAGTGGCAAATAAATCAGTTGCAAAAGTGTATGTGAGGAGCTCCCCACGCACTAAAGATGAAACTAGTGAAGATTCTGTTAAGGGGCCTGATGACAGTTCTTCTGGAGGAGTTTCGAGCAAGTACAAGTACTATTTTAACATCGGGAGTGTTGACTCTTTTGAGGAAAAATTGGAGGAAGCCCAAGAAGCCCTAGGGGTTGACAGTCATGATTTTGTTCCTGTAATTTATGTAGCGCAAGTTAATTGGTTTGGAGAGCTGATGAAGTATGCGCCAACAATCTTGCTTCTGGGAGTTTTTTGGTTCATGGGGCGAAAAATGCCTGGCATTGGTGGACCAGGTGGATCAGGTGGTAAAGGATTATTCAATATAGGAAAAGCACAGATCACGAAATTGGATAAGAATGCCAAAAACAAG GTTTTCTTTAAAGATGTAGCTGGCTGTGATGAGGCTAAGCAAGAAATTATGGAATTTGTGCACTTCCTCAAGAACCCTAAGAAATACGAGGAATTGGGAGCAAAAATTCCAAAAGGTGCCCTTCTTGTTGGCCCTCCTGGAACTGGAAAAACTCTTATTGCAAAGGCAACAGCAAGTGAATCCGGGGTGCCATTTCTCTCTATGGCTGGTTCGGATTTTATGGAAATGTTTGTTGGTGTTGGGCCATCAAGGGTTCGGAGTTTATTTCAAGAGGCAAGACAATGTGCACCCAGTATAATATTTATTGATGAGATTGATGCAATTGGCCGGGCAAGAGGGCGTGGAGGCTTTTCAGGTGGCAATGATGAGCGAGAAAGTACTCTCAATCAGTTGCTTGTAGAAATGGATGGTTTTGGAACAACTTCTGGAGTTGTTGTCCTGGCTGGGACCAATAGGCCTGATATTCTGGATAAAGCACTCTTGAGGCCTGGTCGGTTTGACCGTCAAATTACTATTGATAAACCAGACATTAAAGGTCGTAACCAGATATTTCAGATATACCTGAAAAAACTCAAACTGGATCATGAACCGTCCCATTACTCAGAGAGACTTGCTGCTCTGACTCCTGGATTCGCTGGAGCAGATATAGCTAATGTCTGCAATGAAGCTGCCTTGATTGCAGCAAGGAATGAGAGTGCAAAGATCACATTGAAACATTTTGAGGCAGCTATTGATCGTGTAATTGGTGGTCTTGAAAAGAAGAATAAG GTAATAAGCAAGCTGGAAAGACGGACTGTTGCTTACCATGAAGCTGGCCATGCTGTGGCTGGTTGGTTTTTGGAACATGCAGAACCTTTGCTCAAAGTAACTATTGTTCCACGCGGCACAGCAGCATTGGGGTTTGCTCAATATGTTCCCAATGAAAACCTGCTTATGACCAAAGAGCAGCTTTTTGATATGACATGCATGACCCTTGGTGGTCGAGCTTCTGAGCAG GTTTTGTTGGGGAAGATTTCAACTGGAGCGCAGAACGACTTGGAGAAAGTGACCAAAATGACATATGCCCAAGTTGCAATATATGGCTTCAGCGACAAAGTGGGCCTTCTTTCTTTTCCTCAAAATAATGAATTTGAGATGATGAAGCCTTACAGTAGCAAGACTGGTGCAATAATCGACAGTGAAGTTAGAGAATGGGTGGCTAAAGCATATACCCGCACTATTGAGCTGATAGAGGAGCACAAGGAGCATGTAGGACAGATTGCAGAGCTGTTGCTGGAAAAGGAGGTTCTACACCAAGAAGACTTGGTCCGAGTTTTGGGAGAGCGCCCATGGAAGTCGGAGGAGCCCACGAATTATGATAAATTTAAGCAAGGGTTCCAAGAAGAAGATAAGGAGGCTAAACAGACAACGACTGAGGGTAAGAATGTGAACGACGGTCAGTCACCACCTCCTCAACCTGATCCTGCGCCTGCATAG
- the LOC101294772 gene encoding uncharacterized protein LOC101294772 isoform 2: MEFHEDRYMQAQRPKYDCLLFDLDDTLYPLSTGVATACRINIEDYMVEKLGIERSIIPELGNLLYKNYGTTMAGLRAIGYDFDYDEYHSFVHGRLPYENIKPDPVLRSLLLNLPYRKIIFTNADKVHAAKALSRLGLEDCFEGILCFETLNPIHKSTVSDDEDDIDSEIFDIIAHFAQANPSSKLPKTPIVCKPSEAAIEKALKIANINPQRTLFFEDSVRNIQAGKRVGLHTVLVGTSQRVKGADFALESIHNLREALPELWQADRKSEVGYPGKVAVETSVTA, encoded by the exons ATGGAGTTCCATGAAGACCGTTATATGCAGGCTCAGAGGCCAAAATATGATTGCCTTCTATTTG ATCTAGATGATACCCTTTATCCCCTAAGTACTGGTGTTGCTACTGCTTGCCGCATCAACATAGAAG ATTATATGGTTGAAAAGCTTGGCATTGAGAGGAGCATCATCCCTGAATTGGGTAACCTGCTGTACAAGAATTATGGAACTACAATGGCTGGACTTAGG GCAATTGGCTATGACTTTGACTATGATGAATACCACAG TTTTGTCCATGGGAGATTACCTTATGAGAACATAAAACCAGACCCTGTTTTGAGGAGTCTCTTGCTCAACCTGCCTTACAGGAAAATT ATATTCACAAATGCAGACAAGGTCCATGCTGCTAAAGCATTAAGCAGGCTTGGATTAGAAGACTGTTTTGAGGGAATTCTCTGCTTTGAGACTCTCAACCCTATTCACAAAAGCACTGTTTCTGATGATGAAGATGACATTGA CTCTGAGATTTTTGACATCATTGCCCATTTTGCTCAAGCAAACCCCTCTTCAAAATTACCCAAAACCCCAATTGTGTGCAAGCCATCAGAAGCTGCCATAGAAAAAGCCCTCAAGATAGCCAACATTAACCCTCAGAGAACA CTGTTCTTTGAAGATAGTGTCAGGAACATACAAGCTGGCAAAAGAGTGGGTCTTCACACTGTGCTG GTTGGCACATCCCAGAGAGTTAAAGGTGCTGACTTTGCATTAGAAAGCATCCATAATCTGAGGGAGGCACTACCAGAGCTCTGGCAAGCTGATAGGAAATCTGAAGTTGGTTACCCTGGAAAAGTTGCAGTGGAAACTTCAGTCACAGCTTAG